The following proteins are co-located in the Camelina sativa cultivar DH55 chromosome 12, Cs, whole genome shotgun sequence genome:
- the LOC104729169 gene encoding choline transporter-like protein 1 has translation MAADDGDPSKFAAIYDSSSPSHPLLSKPSTSALDSPRRSDPESDPTQFLQISYNFGPRPFKDIPFLLLFDLLVLSTFAFGIFSVFHRNSDYGSSSSSFTYDFTSSSCVKNSTFGNNASSSVMYGLLSSSDSVFEKNLIWTLVVTLILSAPFCFSVLLLLKHYTKQIVYACLPLFVLFPIFFNVYWFVACTLSSSCSHSLPLAYRILVLVFVFLVIGIIVWIIVWIIVGNWHIIELTIQIIGVASDALSKNLKLFLVLPLLTLGLVLYYAPIVVFLVFARFNGKFVPRELDGDYFCEWKEDSWVPAYYALAILTMLWSLAVMVEMQVYVISGAIAQWYFSKEESIPKKCIRSSLRNAFGQSFGTICVSGLLICIVRVVRAIVDNAREENPQGMVNLVLRCCANALLGALDYLNKFTINFAAITGEAYCTSAKMTYELLRRNLLSAVFVETVSTRILTGIVSVLSAAYAVATWGVLRGVSNLGKDSYLVAILAWVLLIVILAFFVHVLDDVIDTIYVCYAIDRDKGDVCKQEVHEVYVHLPISRSTRSPLIPNALNA, from the exons ATGGCGGCGGACGACGGCGACCCCTCCAAATTCGCTGCAATTTACGACTCATCCTCTCCGTCGCACCCTCTTCTCTCAAAACCCTCCACGTCGGCTCTCGATTCTCCGCGTCGAAGTGATCCCGAGTCCGACCCAACTCAGTTCCTTCAGATCTCATACAATTTTGGCCCCAGACCTTTCAAGGACATCCCTTTCCTACTTCTCTTCGATCTTCTCGTCCTCTCCACCTTTGCTTTTGGTATCTTCTCCGTTTTCCATAGAAACAGCGATTACGGCagctcctcttcttccttcaccTACGATTTCACCTCTTCCTCCTGCGTCAAAAATTCCACCTTTGGGAATAATGCTTCTTCGAGTGTCATGTACGGTTTGCTTTCTTCGTCTGATTCAGTCTTTGAGAAGAATTTGATCTGGACCCTTGTTGTAACGCTCATTTTAAGCGCGCCCTTTTGTTTTAGTGTCCTGCTTTTGCTCAAACACTACACTAAGCAGATCGTTTATGCTTGTTTGCCTCTCTTTGTCCTCTTTCCCATCTTTTTCAATGTCTATTGGTTTGTCGCTTGTACTCTTAGCTCTTCTTGTAGTCACTCCCTCCCTCTCGCTTACAGAATACTTGTCCTAGTCTTCGTTTTCTTAGTCATCGGGATCATTGTCTGGATCATTGTCTGGATCATTGTAGGTAATTGGCACATAATTGAGCTCACCATCCAGATCATCGGTGTTGCATCTGATGCCTTGTCCAAAAACTTGAAGCTTTTTCTTGTCTTGCCATTGCTCACTCTCGGGTTAGTGTTGTACTATGCACCCATTgtggtgttcttggtgtttgCAAGGTTTAATGGAAAGTTTGTGCCGCGGGAGTTGGATGGTGATTACTTTTGTGAGTGGAAGGAGGATTCTTGGGTTCCTGCGTATTACGCGCTTGCCATTTTGACGATGCTCTGGTCTCTTGCTGTAATGGTAGAAATGCAAGTGTATGTGATAAGTGGAGCTATTGCTCAGTGGTATTTCTCCAAGGAAGAGTCAATCCCTAAAAAATGCATTCGGAGTTCTTTGAG GAACGCATTTGGTCAATCCTTTGGTACAATATGTGTATCAGGACTTCTCATATGCATTGTTCGTGTGGTCCGGGCAATTGTGGACAATGCAAGAGAAGAGAACCCACAAGGCATGGTGAATTTGGTTCTCCGTTGCTGCGCAAACGCATTACTCGGAGCACTAGACTATCTCAACAAGTTCACCATCAACTTTGCAGCAATAACAGGCGAAGCCTATTGCACCTCTGCGAAAATGACTTACGAGCTGTTAAGACGCAACCTACTGTCAGCTGTTTTTGTTGAAACAGTTTCCACCAGAATCCTAACCGGAATAGTCTCTGTCCTCTCAGCCGCATATGCAGTGGCG ACATGGGGAGTTCTGAGAGGAGTGAGCAACCTGGGAAAAGATTCGTACTTGGTGGCTATACTGGCATGGGTCTTACTGATAGTGATCTTGGCGTTCTTTGTACATGTTCTAGACGATGTGATAGACACAATATATGTATGTTACGCGATAGATCGAGACAAAGGGGATGTATGTAAGCAGGAAGTTCACGAGGTATATGTTCACTTGCCAATCAGCAGAAGCACAAGATCGCCTCTGATCCCAAATGCACTGAATGCATAG
- the LOC104729170 gene encoding uncharacterized protein LOC104729170, producing MQHSSMYVFLFWALSLFTAFNTLASSSYDGPFYDSTAYTECKAEAEKPLYNGGMLKDKRPSVSGRDTLAGVKARYTPAYILHNLTQNTIYCFSIWVKIKAGATSARVRARLRTDNTTLNCVGSVSAKYGCWSFLKGGFLLNSPSNQSILFFEASHDDGKVQLQVASASLQPFTQEQWRNSQDYFINTVRKRAVTIHVSDKNGGSVEGAAVTVEQISKDFPIGSAISKTILGNLPYQEWFVKRFDATVFENELKWYATEPDQGKLNYTFADQMMSFVRANRIIARGHNIFWEDPKYTPNWVRNLTVEDLRSAANRRIRSLMTRYRGEFVHWDVSNEMLHFDFYETRLGKNASYGFFAAAREIDPLATLFLNDFNVVETCSDERSTVDEYIARVRELQRYDGVQMDGIGLEGHFTTPNVALMRAILDKLATLQLPIWLTEIDISNTLDHRTQAIYLEQVLREGFSHPSVNGIMLWTALHPYGCYEMCLTDDKFRNLPAGEVVDQKLIEWKTGEVKATTDDHGTSSFHGFLGEYRVCVVYQGKTVNTTFSLSRSPETKHVRLQI from the exons ATGCAACATTCTTCGATGTATGTTTTCCTCTTCTGGGCCCTATCTCTCTTCACCGCCTTCAATACTCTTGCTTCTTCATCATATG ATGGACCTTTCTACGACTCCACTGCCTATACAGAG TGTAAAGCAGAAGCAGAGAAGCCACTTTACAATGGAGGAATGCTTAAGGACAAAAGACCTTCCGTCTCAGGGAGAGACACTCTCGCAGGCGTTAAAGCTCGTTACACACCAGCTTACATATTGCACAATCTCACGCAGAACACCATCTATTGCTTCTCCA TTTGGGTGAAGATAAAGGCTGGTGCTACATCAGCTCGTGTAAGAGCAAGGCTGAGAACAGACAACACCACTTTGAACTGCGTCGGTTCTGTATCTGCAAAATATGGTTGCTGGTCTTTCCTCAAAGGCGGCTTCCTTCTTAACTCTCCTTCTAACCAATCCATCCTCTTCTTTGAG GCATCACACGACGATGGTAAAGTGCAATTACAAGTGGCGAGTGCCTCTCTTCAGCCCTTCACGCAAGAACAGTGGAGGAACAGCCAAGATTACTTCATTAATACC GTGAGAAAACGAGCGGTGACGATTCACGTGTCCGACAAAAACGGAGGGAGCGTTGAAGGAGCTGCGGTGACAGTAGAGCAGATCTCTAAAGACTTCCCCATTGGATCTGCCATCTCCAAAACTATCCTCGGAAACCTTCCTTACCAA gagtGGTTCGTCAAGAGATTCGACGCTACGGTGTTTGAGAACGAGCTGAAATGGTACGCGACGGAGCCCGATCAAGGCAAGCTCAACTACACATTCGCTGATCAGATGATGAGTTTCGTCAGAGCCAACAGAATCATCGCTCGCGGTCATAACATCTTCTGGGAAGATCCCAAATACACTCCCAATTGGGTTCGTAACCTAACCGTAGAAGATCTCCGGTCGGCAGCTAACCGGCGTATCAGGAGTCTAATGACTCGGTACAGAGGAGAGTTCGTGCACTGGGACGTGAGCAATGAGATGCTTCACTTCGACTTCTACGAGACCCGACTGGGAAAGAACGCGTCCTACGGGTTCTTCGCGGCGGCACGTGAGATTGATCCGCTGGCGACTCTGTTCCTGAATGATTTCAAcgtggtggagacttgtagcGACGAGAGGTCGACGGTTGACGAATACATCGCGAGGGTGAGAGAGCTCCAACGGTACGATGGCGTACAGATGGACGGAATCGGGCTCGAGGGTCACTTCACGACGCCGAACGTGGCGCTGATGAGAGCCATCCTCGATAAACTGGCCACGCTCCAGCTCCCGATCTGGCTCACAGAGATTGATATCAGCAACACCCTCGACCACCGCACTCAG GCGATTTATTTGGAGCAAGTGTTACGTGAAGGATTCTCACACCCATCGGTGAATGGTATAATGCTATGGACCGCACTGCATCCATACGGGTGTTACGAAATGTGCCTTACGGACGATAAGTTCAGAAACCTTCCAGCCGGAGAGGTGGTCGATCAAAAGCTTATAGAATGGAAGACCGGTGAGGTTAAGGCGACAACAGACGACCATGGTACATCAAGTTTCCACGGCTTTTTGGGAGAGTATAGAGTTTGCGTCGTATACCAAGGTAAAACGGTTAATACGACTTTCTCGCTATCTCGAAGCCCTGAGACCAAACATGTTAGGCTCCAAATCTAA
- the LOC104729171 gene encoding thaumatin-like protein 1 has product MDLSSPSGSSTLTLSFLVLLLASTGTYGSTFTFANRCGYTVWPGILANAGSPTLSTTGFELPKGTSRSLQAPTGWSGRFWARTGCQFDGSGSGTCTTGDCGSNQVECVGLGAAPPVTLAEFTLGTGGDDFYDVSLVDGYNIPMIVEVAGGSGQCASTGCTSDINTQCPAELRFGDGDACKSACEAFRSPEYCCSGAYATPSTCRPSVYSEMFKAACPRSYSYAYDDATSTFTCAGGDYTVTFCPSSPSQKSTSYSPPVSDSSSTSQGSDTGYAGEGQQTQGQVQGSSVYGSQGTGSEMGTGETMLQDGSWMAGLAMGDSSRSACASLAMLLAAFTFPFIFS; this is encoded by the exons ATGGATCTTTCTTCTCCAAGCGGCTCTTCCACTCTCACATTGAGCTTCCTAGTTCTGCTCTTAGCTTCCACTG GTACTTATGGCTCAACATTCACATTCGCTAATCGGTGCGGCTACACCGTATGGCCTGGAATCCTGGCGAATGCTGGCTCTCCTACTCTCTCCACCACCGGCTTCGAGCTCCCTAAAGGCACCTCTCGCTCTCTCCAAGCCCCCACCGGTTGGTCCGGTCGGTTCTGGGCTCGAACCGGTTGCCAGTTCGACGGTTCTGGCTCCGGTACTTGCACAACCGGAGACTGCGGCTCTAACCAAGTCGAATGCGTCGGACTCGGCGCCGCTCCGCCTGTTACCCTCGCTGAGTTCACCCTAGGAACCGGCGGAGACGATTTCTACGACGTGAGCCTCGTCGACGGTTACAACATTCCGATGATCGTGGAAGTTGCCGGTGGATCTGGGCAGTGCGCTTCTACGGGCTGCACTTCGGATATAAACACGCAGTGCCCTGCAGAGCTGCGTTTCGGCGACGGAGACGCTTGTAAAAGCGCGTGTGAAGCGTTTCGGAGTCCGGAGTACTGTTGCAGCGGCGCGTATGCTACACCTTCTACTTGTAGGCCTTCCGTTTACTCGGAGATGTTCAAAGCCGCGTGTCCTCGCTCCTACAGCTACGCCTACGACGATGCTACCAGCACTTTCACTTGCGCCGGTGGTGATTACACCGTCACGTTTTGCCCTTCTTCTCCTAG TCAGAAGTCGACGAGCTACTCTCCTCCAGTGTCAGACTCGTCGTCGACCTCACAAGGTTCGGATACGGGTTACGCGGGTGAGGGTCAACAGACTCAAGGTCAGGTTCAGGGTTCTTCTGTGTATGGGTCTCAGGGAACTGGGTCTGAGATGGGTACGGGAGAGACTATGCTACAAGACGGGTCATGGATGGCTGGTTTGGCCATGGGAGACTCAAGCAGATCAGCCTGCGCTTCACTGGCTATGCTACTCGCCGCGTTTACTTTCCCCTTTATTTTCTCGTAG